The Neodiprion lecontei isolate iyNeoLeco1 chromosome 2, iyNeoLeco1.1, whole genome shotgun sequence genome segment aaaatatgtatttttttacatatgcgtggatattttattttcattgaagTGTGATGAATCTTCACTAATTGATGTATCTTTGACACAGTCGTTGCATAAGTAAGCGCGATGATCATCACACATTGGTCCTAAGCAAAATGGACATTGTAGTTTagtttttttggttttcacATAAGGGCAAAACACACACTTTGCTTTTCAAAATAACTGGTGGTTCACGTTCTAGGACAGCATTACACAAGCATCTGTGCTTCATCTGTTCGAGCATACTCGCAAACAGTGCTTGCAAGTACACAAAATCCCTAAATTAACAGGCGCTTAATCAAGCATTACTCTGTTGCGCGAACAAATCAATGTTTCGTATACACCATCACGATCAAATTAACCCTACGACTTCTTTGAACCATTCAAACCATGCCAAACGTGTACTGCTTATTCATGTGCCTACTACAATGTACAGGGGAAGAATCTTAACGTACATTTAGGACCCAAAGTTACCGCTAAACGGCCGCAGGCCCACCAATTTAAAGATATTCCTGACCAAAATCGATATAGGGGTCAAATTGACCCTCCGTGTTTTCCAAGGGTTACACCAATTCTAAGACAAACAGTTTTTGGCAACAAAATTACAGAAATGTGAAAGTTAGCTATTCGCGCTGCGAACGCCGAATTCAAAGTTACAgacgaaaatcgaaaaatcctTCGTTTTTCTTTGTATGACATCAGTTGTTGGTTTTGCAATGTTCTTGACATCTTTTTCATTCCTGAAGGTTCAAGTAGCGGTAAAAGGCTCACTCAAACCAATACCCAGACAAGAAAAACCTGGAACCCCAAAAATCACAAATATGCTAATGCTATCTCCTTGCAACttctgtgaaaatttcaagaccGAAAAACCCTACAATGAATTGTTGTGTACGCTACGCTAGCGCAATTGTGCAAGGAAAAATGATTTCGAATAGTTTTACTCTACTACAATCGATGATTCTGAAGTTATAGAAAATAAGAGAAATCATGTCGTATTTCTAAATTGGGTGGTTCGATTTGGCTCTACTTATGTCGTTTGAGTTTGTAGTGTCCTCTGGCATCTAATAATCTGTCTCATcgcaatgaattttttggcCCAAACAAATAGCATGGTTTCGTAGAAACTGGATATGCAACATTACTTCGAAAACACTGAATTGTTTGTAGTGAGATTACTTCCGTTTTTTCCTGGCTTGATTtggattttttctcatccagTGCTTTATATCTGTTCCGGATCTTATACCGAGGATAGCAGATTTTGAGTTAATATCACGCATTACAAACGGTGAGTAGCCAGCTACGTAATCATCGTTTAGAGGATCATTTCTTGTTCGTGCTAATCTAGACGGCCGCTGATCAGGCCTGGGCTGATCTTCAAATAAAATTGGATTATTGGCGTGTTTTCCGCCCTGTGGTGTAGGTAGCGAGAACTGGAACATAATAAAGTTTAGTAATTAGTACAGATATAGaggtaaataaaaatgctGCAATGATCAATGAGAATTCTTACAGCTTTAGCATGGAAGATGTTAACTTTACCTTTTTCCCCCTTGCCGTAAGTGGTCTTTTGTGATTAATATGGATCTGTTGTTTGCCGTTTTCATCTAGTGAGACCGCGACTTTTTTTAAAGTCTTATTTCCACAGTTGGGACAGAACTCTTTGGTCATGATGCTAGTAGTCTTGAAACACGTGTAACACCTTAGTATGAATGTTCTTAGCTGCTTAATTACTCTCCCATCCAAGCTAACGACTTGGAGGCCAATTTGTTTCAAAACATTCTGCATAGCGAAATCGGTTGTAAGGCAGGCAACTTTAGCTGGTTTTTCTTCTTGAATATCTGCATCCATATCTTTCTTGACTTTCACAATGTTCcctggaaaattattattctgaatGTATTCACAGACATATTCAATCAACCTATGTTATCATTAGTCAAAAACAATTCAACGGTTTTTTCAAAACCTACGAGGTGTAATCCAACCCTCATCGTTGTCATCTTCACTTTCACTCTCTTCAATTTCTTGGTCCTCATCAGTAAACTCTTCACAATTTTCAGCTGGAAGAATATCGTCAACGTCTTTGCCATTATCCAATTCCAAATCTTCTGGATTGCATTTCAAAGCAGAAAATTTATCAGGTAAACTATCTTTCTCTATGTTTTCTAAGTCGGAGGTTGCTGTCTCATAATCAGAAATTGATGAGTATTCTGACAAATCGTCCGATTCAGAGGTAGAATCTGCGCTTCCATTTTTCAGCAAGATTACCGTGTTCAAATTATTATGCAAATCTAGTTCTTTTGTGTCTTCGTTTTGGTTAAAAGTGCAGTGTTCCACAGTTTCTTTTTCAGTACCTTGTTTctaaatgagataaaaaagCATTGGTACAACATGAAACCAAAAGTTTCGCCAATTGAAAGTGCTTGTTGTaagttaattttatttattccctGTATTGCTTACATCATTgtcaggtaaaaaaaatccagCCACATTATGCGAGTAATTATCTGGGAGATTGATGCTGATATCGGGCTTTACAGGTGTTATAGGTACATCCTTCAAGTGTTGAGTTCcaactttttctttctcaagcTGATAAGTTAAGGCAATCACCTTAATATCAGTTGCCGAAAGACTGCGGTAGTCTCCAGTCTTTTTAGAAAATTCGGTAACTATGGGACATACGTACGAATAATAGTGATATGACTGACAAAGCCACAACTGAATGATGTAAATAATGCCAAGTGTAAACAAGAAGGCCATATCTATTTGCACACTAttgtattttttgcaaaataacaGGTATTGGCACGATTGTTtctacatacatacatcatATGTGTATTGTAGTTGCAGATAGTAGTGAAATATGATGATTCATATAGGACTTGATTACAAAATGCTCTAGCCATATCATTTGGCATGTTTGGAGTATCGCATATAGACATGGAAAGAGCTATAGATAGAGACATGGAAAGACACGGAGGCGTGAAAAAAGCCACGTGAAGAAATAATGAATACAAGTAGGCTGATTGTTTATTTCTCTCACCAAAATGAATGTTCTCTGGAAAGACATCTTTAATAATCAAGTCGTAAGGTAAAACAACGAGTCTTCTGAGCTGCCGCTTGTTGGTTATTTCATTAACAACATCTTGAGGAGTTATAACGTTGGCAGCGATATCCTGTTACGAAAAATTGGGAGATGAGTTTTTATCATGATATGAGAATTTTGAGCTGAAAAGTGATACGATATCAAGTAATCATAATCTTATCGGTTTAAgttatgataaaaaaagaagagtacGAGAAAACGCATTACTAATTAGGTAACGAAGATGGCATAACCTAATTCGAGCTAGTGCAATGTAATTGAGTGTACGCAGGTGAGTGGACAACTgtactttatttattatttatcatacCTGTATAGCTGCGTTTCTAATAAATGCACTAGTATCGACAATCAGATACTCCACTTTTGCGTCAGCCTTCATTTTTCCCAGTTTCCAATGGGAGCTTTACATGTGGCCACGCTACACGGAAAATATCACACTTCCATTAGGATATTGGGTCTTTAAATGCTTAAAACGTCTGAAACCACGGAGTGGGAACTACGCAGCTCATGTGAGTTGCTTATGTTTTACAATTACGCTAAAAAACGAGGAAATTCTAGACCCCTGTTCCTTTTGAATACACTctgtaataatgaaaaaaaataaaccgcaCAAATCATGACGTTACCAAATTTACGTATccgtataaaaattattaatccaTTCCCGATTtgttaaacaatttatttatctcaatttCGTACTACTCACTTTTAGATCTGACGGACAGCAAGATGGCTGACGTCAGATAGTGAAATATCATGATAACGAATCCTCCGAGTGTTTTTCAACTCAGTTTTTGTGTCTTATAATCGACGATACCGAGCGAGCGATGTTTCAAGACTGCACGCGCCTCAGAAATTTGTTCAATACTATATAGGTTTGTATCCTTATAGTTGAAACGTCAAAACCTATCTGCAATGTATGATGAATCAACCATTCGCGAAACGTCAAGATTAATGTCCCGTATATTACtcataattttcgtttcatttttctgtacCTCATTTCCTAGTCTAATGTAATACTCCCATTGTTACCAAATAGTCAGTTTACATTTCTTAATTTGTTGCTTGTAAAATAGTATTCCATTTACAGTTCGTTATATTGATTCCTCAACAATTCACACCTTtgttttttatgaattttatttttgttaattatctTCTCACATGATCAATCAATTGATAGCGACAACATTTACAAATTTTGCTGATCTGTTACGTACTTCATTCTTTCCTCTACGCAACTTAATTTCTATCTGCACCTAATTTATTAAATGAATTGTAATcgtctttgtttttttgttctataGTCTTACTGCGCAAACCTCAATCTGTATTCTATTGGCTACAAATATTTAAAGTTCTCTCACTTTGCCAACTAACAAACGATCTAAGCAATTTTTGACCAATTTTTTAGTCAGCAAATAATAAGACAGGAAAAGAAAGTATTCTTCTAACATATAGTTTAGTCAGTTTTGCTGAGTAACAGCTGGATCCGTGATAAGCTGAATTATAAGCTTTCTGAATCacgaaaatagaaatatttacaGATTGATCATTTATATTTACCTTACACCAGAGAATCTGATTCACAGAAAATATTCCTAGATCCCTTGAACCTATtgttttcaatgattttaagTAAATTCTACACATTATACTAAatgttcttttttatttttcagttataCAATACTCTGAAAGCTGAGTTTTAATATGAATGGTATTTCAAGATTATTTTGGTGAATCACATCTAAAGGCAAACCATGTCACAGTGCGAAGTGGAAGCTGCAACTCCAGGGTTTCATCAGCTTAGCATCACTAGTAAATGATAatagttttttaaattttgcatcCACTATGATCAAGTTCTACCTCATCTACTTATCTTAAAAACATGTTGATTTCCAagatatattaattttcatttcagttGAAGCAGCCGTATTGCGCAATTCGTCATTTCTGAAACCTAATCCTTACGTTGAACTCTCAGTTGATGACAAGAGTCCTCGCAAAACTGAGATTGCAAAATCCACATATCAGCCAAAATGGGTGGAAAAGTTTACCATTCTTGTAACACCTTACTCCCAGCTGCATTTTAGACTCTTGGATCACAGCACCTTTCGTAGGGATGCATTGATTGGTGAAAAGAGAATTAAtttgtttcaagttttgtCCTACTACAATGGAAAATTGGATAATGTTGAATTAACTTTGGATTTAATGAGCGAAAATAAACACGATGCTTATGGTCCACTATCAAAGGTTGGAGAGTTGGTAACATTATTTGACGGACTAAAAATTGATATGAACGAAGTCATACCCTCTAATTCCTGCGAACAAGTTCGCCACAATCAAGTTACAAGCGGTGCCCTGACGCCACTTGGTAAGGCCTTAAATCTCAGAGATATTTTTTCGCATTAGCTGAAATGTTGatcgaacattttttatttctaggTTCTTCAAACAGTGACTCTGGGAACAATCGAAGTATTCTAAATGGTGGTGTGAGAGCTCGCATGCGATTACACGGATCAGAGAATGCAGCACCTTCCGTCATGCAGCCAGTTATGCATCGAAGTTCAACCAACATTCTTCACAATCCTAGTCACACTGCAAGTCAACCCAGTAATAATACCAACAATGCTCAAATTGTTGGCCTTACCTCTCCTATGGCTAATGGAGTTGGTAATCATTTGGCTACTGAAAGTAGCAGTGGATCAACAGGGCCCCCACTGGGTCAACCAGCATCTGCTGGACCATCTGGAGTACCCGGGGAGACTGAAAATGGTAATCAGCCTGAAGAACCTTTGCCTGCTGGTTGGGAAATGAGATATGACGTCTATGGCAGAAGGTAAATTATGGATTGTCATTTAATTAAAAAGGTTCGTTTGTTTCTGGCGATTTTACAACCATTCTTGTACAGAATATCTGAATCATTGAGTATCTAAAGAGAAATATACTGCTATAAATTTGAAGATTGACGAactatttcagtttttttagttttttatcGTTCCAGGTATTATGTAGATCACAACACTCGCAGTACATCCTGGGAAAGGCCACAGCCACTCCCACCAGGCTGGGAAGTACGAAGGGATCCTCGAGGGAGAATTTATTATGTAGATCACAATACAAGAAGTACTACTTGGCAACGCCCCAACACAGAGAGGCTACAGCATTTCCAGCACTGGCAGGGAGAACGGCAACATGTTGTCCAACAAGGAAATCAAAGATTCCTCTACCCTCAGGTGATCACcaactgaaaaaattggagaaaatttcGTCATtgaagatgaattttttttcagaacaaccaaaaatctttttattcttatcttctgcacatttttttaaagGCTCATGGTGGACAAGCAGCAGTGGCTGGTCTTTCAACGGCAGTCGTTGAAGAAGATGATGCTCTAGGGCCCCTGCCAGCTGGTTGGGAGAGACGCAAACAGCCCGAAGGCAGAGTTTACTATGTGAATCATAAAAATCGAACAACTCAATGGGAGGATCCAAGAACGCAAGGACAAGAAACAGGAATGGACGAACCACCCTTACCTGATGGATGGGAGATTAGATTAACTGAAGATGGAGTCCGGTATTTTGTGGACCATAATTCGAGAACTACAACATTCCAAGATCCAAGACCAGGAGCGCCGAAAGGGTATGTgaaagttttgagaatttcgGTTTAATCGTAAATTGAGTCTAAATTACTCCAAGTACCATAATACATATTTTGGTCACCTTCTTTACAGGCCGAAGGGTGTCTATGGGGTTCCAAAGGCATATGAGCGATCTTTTCGCTGGAAATTATCACAATTCAGATATTTATGCCACAGTAATGCTCTTCCTAGTCATATAAAGATCAGCGTTACCCGACAAACTTTGTTCGAAGATTCTTATCACCAAATCATGAGACTGCCGGCTTATGAGCTCAGACGACGATTGTACATTATATTCAAGGGTGAAGAGGGCTTAGACTATGGCGGAGTATCAaggtaaaaaattatggttaatcaattttcaaccaatttaaatattattccaTGTTTAATGATTGGATCTTTTTCCTCATAACAGGGAATGGTTTTTCTTACTGAGTCATGAGGTATTGAATCCAATGTATTGTCTCTTTGAGTATGCAAACAAAAGCAACTACAGTTTACAAATAAATCCGGCATCGTACGTGAATCCAGACCACCTACagtatttcaaattcatcggCAGGTTCATTGCAATGGTATGTTAggattattaatatattttgaattacGAGAACAAGTAATCAAGATCTTTAATCAATTTTCCCCATTTTTTGCATTACCAGGCTCTTTACCATGGACGTTTTATCTACAGTGGATTCACAATGCCTTTTTACAAACGAATGTTGAATAAGAAATTGATCATGAAGGATATTGAGTCTATAGATCCGGAATTTTACAATTCACTTGTATGGATAAAAGATAATAACATAGATGATTGCGGTCTCGAATTGTATTACAGCGTCGATTTCGAGATTCTTGGTCAAGTCATACATCATGAACTTAAAGATGGTGGTGATAAAATTCGAGttgttgaagaaaataagGAAGAGTATATGAGGTAAAGTTATCGCATTACACCTTTTGctacacacatacatgtaaagaaataataaaatataagaataataaataataataaaaataaaatgctcGCATTTCCAGACTGATGACAGAATGGCGAATGACGAGAGGTATCGAGGAACAAACTAAAGCTTTCCTCGAAGGATTTAATGAGGTTGTGCCTCTAGAATGGCTAAAATATTTCGATGAGCGAGAACTCGAGCTCATGCTCTGTGGCATGCAAGAAATAGATGTCGATGACTGGCAACGCAACGCTATTTACAGGCACTACACGCGCAGCAGTAAACAAGTACTATGGTTTTGGCAGGTACTTTgaaacgataaattattaAGGAAACTGAAATTACCtcaatttttacgattattgtaaattaaatCTTTTCAGTTTGTACGGACAACTGACAGCGAAAAACGAGCTAGACTGCTACAGTTCGTCACAGGAACATGTCGTGTACCAGTTGGTGGATTTGCCGAATTGATGGGTatgttgtgaaaaatgttttaatcAGCTGAATGAATGTAAAATAGCAACACTGCAGTGTTATCGAATCCTTGAAATTGATAGAGAACATTATTCATTTCAGGGAGCAATGGACCACAAAGATTTTGCATAGAAAAGGTGGGTAAAGATACTTGGTTACCGAGGTCACATACGTGTTTCAACAGGCTGGATCTTCCGCCCTATAAAAGTTATGATCAAATGGTGGAGAAGCTGAACTATGCGATCGAAGAAACAGAGGGCTTTGGTCAGGAATGACCAGTTGCAGTTGCTTTAAAACGAGAACTGGTAAatcagtttttaatttttaatctatcatgtttgaaatttctaagatcttctgaaaaatgttcaaatagTGAATTTATTATGTGCTAAGcgtcttactttttttttcatattttcagaaTGAAGTCAAACTGCACCAGAGTGTAATGCACTTTTAAGAACCAAACTTTAatgttgtataaatatttcatcataTTAATAGTTAATTATATACATCAGAAACTCTATAGTCCTTATGCAAGGTGAGTGGAATTGAACAACTCTTCTATTTTACTGTGCCTTTGATGGTGCTGAAAGGTCTggatagaaatattttttcttgcacgtataattatcgtattttttatactaAAATACATATGCATACAAAATCATGGGATTAATTCTTACATAATAGTCCGAGGACTGTAAGAATTTCTGCATCTTTACCACataagatatttttgaaaaattatttcttgttATTTGCTCAAAATCATGTTATTTCAAATCTTTTCAACTTATACTCTTTACCTTTTACTTTTAATCTGCCCTAGATTAGAGAAACTGTGATTCTAGAGACTGGTCTAAACTTTTCTACAATCGTTGCATTTTGACTATAGATCatttggaaataaaatacatagcTGTGGTAGCCAAAATTTGGCGCGATTTGTCTCAAGTTAGAGTACTTGGGAGACATTGCCAAATGCTGAGGGATTGTGATTGGTTCATGTagaaattgtcaaaaatcgagaaaaataacaaaatttcaaatacaattGGTGTGATTGTTCTGATCTtcaaaaagaaagtaaaaaggACCTCAAAATAAAAGTAGTATAATTTCTTCATAACCCTACTCAGAATTGCATTCCAATGAATCAGTAAGGCATAAGAATTTTCgataaactaaaaattatatatctTCGGTAATTGAAAggtaataaaatatgagaacGCTAGTGAAATTCAGTATTTGACGCTTTCTATATCTCACCAATCCAAAGTATAGATTCCTCGTgatgataataaatattgtacataattGAACTACACACAATAATTTGTGGCATATATTAAAGCCGTTGACAAGCAATGCTTTTAAAGAAATAGTTATCTACTGTataaaaagattttaattCATATAAAAGAACCACGTTACTTTAAGAACAAAATAGCAAAAACGAACCTACAAACTATTTCAACACTGATGGCAACAAATAGTTGATGATTTGCTTGACTGTTGAGTTGCAAACAGGCAGATAGAAATTGAACATAAATTCGTCGCTTGTTCACGATAATatggtatatattatatatatatatagatatatatgattatatttaaaaaataataataataatattacatcaAATTAAATGGAATAAAGCACCTATatggatttattttttgattcacTTACTtgtttttgtgaaatttctgAACCTAATCAATAATCGATTTAGATGATTGATTATACCTATTTACAAAGTGATCAAAATTTATcttgtaatataatttaacaAGTAAATTCACTTTTCAATTACAATATAGTGTATTTTTGTTAGATGTatattaatatgtatatgtcgTACGAGTTTCGTTGTATGTCAAAAACAGTATTTATGGGAGTACTGAGGTGCCTAAACTTTATGTATGAAAAGATATTGCACATGTGCAATcgcttattatattataattttcgtacaatacattttttaatctgTCGATACTAACGATGTTGCATGATTCGAAACGTATGAAACACTGCTAATATTTATCCCTAAGTaacattaaataattttcattaaaaatcattacaaTAACAAGTTACAATTATCACAGAGTTGCCACTTTACCTGATTAATAAAAGAATtacgttttattatttcaatttcataagCAGTGTCTTCACATCGTTTGATCGGTAGTTGTATAAACTCTCAACcatgtaattaaatttttaagtaTACATAAAAGTATTTAATCATCAGATTGATGAACATTTTAATACGTTCTATTGCAAATGTTCGGTGAAGTGGATATCTCCAGGCCATTCAAGGTGACATCGAGTCTTGCGCTCATCGTAGTAAGTGACACCCACTGTACATGACTGCGGTCTACTTCACCATATATTCTCAGtataaaaagttttatttataaatggCCAAATACTAATTATTCCATTCTCGTACGAGTATATTTTTGAGATTAGAATGAGTTATTTTTACTGAGAAGAAATGTGGTTCGGTTATACACAGAATAGCCCAATGGATTTATTAgattgtatataattatgtaagGTGTACAGATTATAAAGCAGTGAATAAATTTGTAGCTGAAacacaaaagtttttttctcaagtAATTCAACCTTCCACAGTGTAATTGTATAAGTTGAGATAAGTCAACTTTATTTACACTACATAATCGATACTATTAAGATTGATAACATTTTTACATCACTTTCATCCTAAACATTATATTAGAAGTCTATAATCTACAATTTAGGACCAAAAAACTTATGCCATGGAAAGCTGCTTAAAGGACTCTGCTGCTGTCTCTGATCATCCATAACACCTATGAATGTCTGCTCAGGATTagctaaaatttttacaaacaaaaaaaaaacaggtaCCAAGCTTGTTACTCTTAATTATATGCAATGTTCAAAACTTTGTGCGACATTTTGcgtaaaagtaaattaaatgttgaaataattgtttgaaatgtTGGTTTGAAGCACGTATTCATTCAGGCTAAAATATTGCCCGTGATCAAGTTTTGCCGTTTGAAAGTTCAAAGTTTAGAGCAATATCAAATCTGTGCATCATTTCAGATTTCAACCAAAATCACAAACTCAATAAGTCTGTAAATCAGGTATGTAGAAGATAGTGGGCTGTAGTTTGGCAGAACTtactttcttcaaattttcagtaagtaaaataattagctatgaaaattaaaaattcaaattattgtcTGATTGAACATGAAACAGCccattttgaaaaagaaagaaatatagtacgtatttatacaatttaatTAAAGTTCTAAACAAGAGACGCTTCtatttgaatttacaattgcacaataaaattattacagtaCTTACGTTCCATTGGATTGATGGGATTCACATACTTAGTTTCAGTTTTCTCcccatttttctctttttttacaaCGACGGTATGTGATTTATCGCCAATCTGACGTGTGACAGTAGTTTCCTCATTTCCTACAGAGTCTCTGACCGTACGATATTGTTCAATAGATCCATCTGGCTtgcgaataa includes the following:
- the LOC107220751 gene encoding RNA-binding protein NOB1, whose translation is MKADAKVEYLIVDTSAFIRNAAIQDIAANVITPQDVVNEITNKRQLRRLVVLPYDLIIKDVFPENIHFVTEFSKKTGDYRSLSATDIKVIALTYQLEKEKVGTQHLKDVPITPVKPDISINLPDNYSHNVAGFFLPDNDKQGTEKETVEHCTFNQNEDTKELDLHNNLNTVILLKNGSADSTSESDDLSEYSSISDYETATSDLENIEKDSLPDKFSALKCNPEDLELDNGKDVDDILPAENCEEFTDEDQEIEESESEDDNDEGWITPRNIVKVKKDMDADIQEEKPAKVACLTTDFAMQNVLKQIGLQVVSLDGRVIKQLRTFILRCYTCFKTTSIMTKEFCPNCGNKTLKKVAVSLDENGKQQIHINHKRPLTARGKKFSLPTPQGGKHANNPILFEDQPRPDQRPSRLARTRNDPLNDDYVAGYSPFVMRDINSKSAILGIRSGTDIKHWMRKNPNQARKKRK
- the LOC107220750 gene encoding E3 ubiquitin-protein ligase Su(dx), giving the protein MSQCEVEAATPGFHQLSITIEAAVLRNSSFLKPNPYVELSVDDKSPRKTEIAKSTYQPKWVEKFTILVTPYSQLHFRLLDHSTFRRDALIGEKRINLFQVLSYYNGKLDNVELTLDLMSENKHDAYGPLSKVGELVTLFDGLKIDMNEVIPSNSCEQVRHNQVTSGALTPLGSSNSDSGNNRSILNGGVRARMRLHGSENAAPSVMQPVMHRSSTNILHNPSHTASQPSNNTNNAQIVGLTSPMANGVGNHLATESSSGSTGPPLGQPASAGPSGVPGETENGNQPEEPLPAGWEMRYDVYGRRYYVDHNTRSTSWERPQPLPPGWEVRRDPRGRIYYVDHNTRSTTWQRPNTERLQHFQHWQGERQHVVQQGNQRFLYPQAHGGQAAVAGLSTAVVEEDDALGPLPAGWERRKQPEGRVYYVNHKNRTTQWEDPRTQGQETGMDEPPLPDGWEIRLTEDGVRYFVDHNSRTTTFQDPRPGAPKGPKGVYGVPKAYERSFRWKLSQFRYLCHSNALPSHIKISVTRQTLFEDSYHQIMRLPAYELRRRLYIIFKGEEGLDYGGVSREWFFLLSHEVLNPMYCLFEYANKSNYSLQINPASYVNPDHLQYFKFIGRFIAMALYHGRFIYSGFTMPFYKRMLNKKLIMKDIESIDPEFYNSLVWIKDNNIDDCGLELYYSVDFEILGQVIHHELKDGGDKIRVVEENKEEYMRLMTEWRMTRGIEEQTKAFLEGFNEVVPLEWLKYFDERELELMLCGMQEIDVDDWQRNAIYRHYTRSSKQVLWFWQFVRTTDSEKRARLLQFVTGTCRVPVGGFAELMGSNGPQRFCIEKVGKDTWLPRSHTCFNRLDLPPYKSYDQMVEKLNYAIEETEGFGQE